The following are encoded in a window of Castanea sativa cultivar Marrone di Chiusa Pesio chromosome 5, ASM4071231v1 genomic DNA:
- the LOC142637390 gene encoding UDP-glycosyltransferase 92A1-like, producing MEQRKENIVLFPFMAQGHIRPFLALAFQIVQRKNYTVTFINTSLNIKKLQPSLPSSSSIRLLEIPFFSSDHGLPPDAENTDAFPQFMGQLIEASHSFKPSFKTLISNLIEEQNGQRPLCIIADMFFSWTAEVAHEFGVFNAIFNAGGGYGMGVFHNLWLNLPHLKTDSNEFPLPGFPDSCRIRINQMPELLRFSKLDDSWIKFMHRVFDEWLESDAFLFNTVEEIDQIGLTYFRQQMNRPVWPIGPVKLTLGSKAGSGTDSGITWELCKNWLDSKPYGSVLYVSFGSQSTISLSQMIELAKALEASGKDFIWVIRPPLEFDINSKFNAEEWLPKGFEQRVGVENKGLLVHNWAPQVEILSHKSVGAFLSHCGWNSVLESLSHGVPILAWPIMAEQHFNAKKLEEEMGICVEVANGASREVSHEDIVAKIELVMNETEKGKDMKRKAGEVMDIIKNAKKDEDGFTGTSVKAIDEFFNATLIWREKKKTT from the coding sequence ATGGAgcagagaaaagaaaacatagTGTTGTTCCCATTCATGGCACAGGGTCATATAAGGCCTTTCTTAGCATTAGCCTTCCAAATAGTACAAAGAAAGAATTACACTGTAACCTTTATCAACACCTCTCTCAATATCAAAAAACTCCAACCATCTCTCCCTTCAAGCTCCTCCATTCGCCTCCTTGAAATCCCTTTCTTCAGCTCTGATCATGGCCTTCCTCCAGATGCTGAGAACACTGATGCTTTTCCCCAATTCATGGGCCAACTCATCGAAGCTTCTCATTCTTTCAAACCTTCTTTTAAAACTCTCATTTCCAATCTTATAGAAGAGCAAAATGGCCAAAGACCACTTTGCATTATAGCCGATATGTTCTTCTCTTGGACTGCAGAGGTTGCCCACGAATTTGGAGTTTTTAACGCAATCTTCAACGCTGGTGGTGGCTATGGCATGGGGGTATTTCACAATCTCTGGTTAAACCTCCCTCACTTGAAAACAGATTCCAATGAATTCCCACTTCCGGGCTTTCCTGATTCTTGTCGAATACGCATAAATCAAATGCCGGAGCTTCTTAGATTTTCTAAACTTGATGATTCATGGATAAAGTTTATGCATAGAGTGTTTGATGAATGGTTGGAATCTGATGCGTTTTTGTTCAATACAGTGGAAGAGATTGATCAAATTGGATTGACATATTTCAGGCAGCAAATGAATCGCCCGGTGTGGCCGATTGGGCCTGTGAAGCTCACCTTGGGAAGCAAAGCTGGTTCTGGAACAGACTCGGGTATTACATGGGAACTATGTAAGAATTGGCTAGACTCAAAACCTTATGGTTCAGTTCTATATGTTTCATTCGGGTCACAAAGCACTATTTCATTGTCTCAAATGATTGAGTTGGCAAAAGCATTAGAGGCTAGTGGCAAGGATTTCATCTGGGTTATTCGGCCACCTTTAGAGTTTGACATTAACTCGAAGTTCAATGCTGAAGAATGGTTACCAAAAGGATTTGAACAACGTGTAGGAGTTGAAAATAAGGGACTTTTGGTGCACAATTGGGCACCCCAGGTGGAAATTTTGTCACACAAATCTGTGGGTGCTTTTTTGAGTCACTGTGGATGGAACTCTGTGCTTGAATCTCTTAGTCATGGAGTTCCCATTTTGGCTTGGCCTATTATGGCTGAGCAGCATTTCAATGCAAAGAAGTTGGAGGAAGAGATGGGAATTTGTGTTGAGGTGGCTAATGGGGCAAGCAGAGAGGTTAGTCATGAAGATATAGTAGCCAAGATTGAGTTGGTGATGAATGAGACTGAGAAAGGAAAGGATATGAAAAGGAAAGCTGGTGAGGTGATGGACATTATCAAGAATGCTAAGAAAGATGAAGATGGTTTCACGGGAACTTCTGTCAAAGCCATTGATGAATTCTTCAATGCTACATTAATatggagagagaagaagaaaaccacCTAG
- the LOC142637349 gene encoding centromere protein C isoform X2, with amino-acid sequence MVAEPPSSDSAVDPLSSYYGLVLFPDSFRLQPDPTKSWDFDADLDSIHNHLKSIALRSPNKLQEQAKMILDGSSELMNSEIANFLASKVKIETGVALDKESLPERRPGLGRKRARFSLKPSLSQSAVSLESNLDIDQLKDPEEFFLAYERFENAKREIQKQIGGVSMNLEQHDPSTTVRQRRPGILGRSVRYKHRYSSVISENKENVISSQEPFESGIVIPIDDMPQHETDQNVASHEGKLAGSMEKVEKNVNEILDELLSGNFEDLEGSGTISILQKRLQIKPIDLENLSLPELQGTQKINLNPSRGNITKPRKALSDIDNLLKEISSKTPEKLMQEAENTFNHIASPTPPRSPFATFPSLQKHIVQSMPSNDPFSILDFDDSQAITPSLMESRKESDLYDSGKQLSNFDGLKSPLIEEDGTAVAKTGSPEAVIGDFTNSEAIVHDNSSKVSVGVDVGPSGTHVDMEDNVRGCNTDNDLDERLSNCDKLKSLLIEEDDTVVAKTGSPEAVIGDFTYAEAIVHDNSRKVSVGVDVGCSGTHVDMEDNVRGCNMDIDLDEQLSNCDKLKSPLIEEVDTTVAKTASPEAVIGDFTYAEAIVHDNSSKVSVGVDVGSSGTHVDVEDNVRGCNKDNDLDVQLSCHDADMTAQTNGPNNLEDKVEDMLQEPAEAVASPQPDLNMADATEEILNDIQNQSSPTVVEEHAAHQLSRSPGNVPEQHLEECTEESLNEQNKATPPRPRKRKEKTCRKSLAGAGLLWEHGVRRSTRIRTRPLEYWKGERLLYGRIHQSLTTVIGLKYVSPSKEDGQPALKVKSFVSDEYKELVELAAL; translated from the exons ATGGTAGCCGAGCCTCCGAGCTCCGATTCGGCGGTGGATCCGCTCTCATCATACTATGGTCTCGTTCTCTTCCCCGACTCGTTCCGGCTCCAACCCGACCCGACCAAGTCATGGGACTTCGACGCCGATCTTGACTCCATCCACAACCACCTCAAGTCCATc GCCTTACGAAGTCCCAATAAACTTCAAGAGCAGGCAAAAATGATTTTAGATGGTAGTTCAGAACTTATGAACTCAGAAATTGCAAATTTTCTGGCATCTAAAGTGAAAATAGAAACTGGTGTTGCACTGGATAAAGAAAGTCTCCCAGAAAGAAGGCCAGGCTTAGGCCGTAAGCGGGCTCGTTTTAGTTTAAAGCCTAGTCTTAG TCAGTCTGCTGTGAGTTTGGAATCAAATTTGGACATTGATCAGCTAAAAGACCCAGAGGAATTCTTCTTGGCCTATGAACGATTTGAAA ATGCCAAAAGAGAAATACAGAAGCAGATTGGTGGTGTCTCAATGAATTTAGAACAGCATGATCCCTCCACAACTGTACGACAACGTCGACCAGGGATTCTAGG GCGGTCGGTCAGATACAAGCATCGCTATTCATCAGTGATTTCTGAGAATAAAGAGAATGTCATATCTTCTCAGGAACCATTTGAATCAGGCATCGTCATCCCAATTGATGACATGCCGCAACACGAAACTGATCAAAATGTAGCGTCACATGAGGGTAAATTAGCTG GTTCAATGGAAAAGGTAGAGAAAAATGTTAATGAAATCTTGGATGAGTTACTATCTGGTAATTTTGAAGATTTGGAAGGGAGCGGAACAATCAGTATTTTGCAGAAGCGCTTGCAGATCAAACCCATTGATCTAGAGAATTTAAGTCTCCCAGAGTTGCAAGGTACCCAAAAGATAAATTTGAATCCGTCAAGAGGAAACATAACAAAGCCTCGGAAGGCTTTATCGGACATAGATAATCTGTTAAAAGAGATTAGCAGTAAAACACCTGAGAAGCTTATGCAGGAGGCAGAAAACACTTTTAATCATATAGCTTCACCCACACCCCCAAGAAGTCCGTTTGCTACATTCCCATCATTACAGAAGCATATTGTGCAGTCAATGCCATCAAACGATCCATTTTCCATTCTTGATTTTGATGACTCACAAGCGATAACCCCCTCTCTGATGGAATCTCGTAAAGAGTCTGATCTTTATGATTCAGGAAAGCAGTTGAGCAATTTTGATGGGTTGAAATCACCTCTAATTGAGGAAGATGGCACTGCAGTTGCTAAGACAGGTTCACCTGAGGCAGTTATTGGGGATTTTACAAATTCGGAAGCAATTGTGCATGATAATTCAAGTAAAGTTTCTGTTGGTGTTGACGTTGGCCCCAGTGGAACTCATGTTGACATGGAGGATAATGTTAGAGGCTGTAATACGGATAATGATCTAGATGAGCGGTTGAGCAATTGTGACAAGTTGAAATCACTTTTAATTGAGGAAGATGACACTGTAGTTGCTAAGACAGGTTCACCTGAGGCAGTTATTGGGGATTTTACTTATGCGGAAGCAATTGTGCATGATAATTCAAGAAAAGTTTCTGTTGGTGTTGACGTTGGCTGCAGTGGAACTCATGTTGACATGGAGGATAATGTTAGAGGCTGTAATATGGATATTGATCTAGATGAGCAGTTGAGCAATTGTGACAAGTTGAAATCACCTTTAATTGAGGAAGTTGACACTACAGTTGCTAAGACAGCTTCACCTGAGGCAGTTATTGGGGATTTTACTTATGCAGAAGCAATTGTGCATGATAATTCAAGTAAAGTTTCTGTTGGTGTTGATGTTGGCTCCAGTGGAACTCATGTTGATGTGGAGGATAATGTTAGAGGCTGTAATAAGGATAATGATCTAGATGTGCAGTTGAGTTGTCATGATGCCGATATGACTGCTCAGACAAATGGACCCAATAACTTGGAGGATAAG GTGGAAGACATGCTGCAGGAACCAGCGGAGGCAGTGGCTTCTCCTCAGCCTGATCTGAACATGGCAGATGCAACTGAGGAAATCTTGAATGACATTCAGA aTCAATCAAGTCCTACTGTTGTTGAAGAACATGCAGCGCATCAACTCTCTAGATCCCCAGGCAATGTTCCAGAACAGCATTTAGAG GAATGTACCGAGGAATCATTGAATGAGCAAAACAAAGCAACACCACCACGTCCACgcaagagaaaagaaaagacttgCAGGAAAAGCCTTGCAg GAGCTGGTTTATTGTGGGAACATGGGGTAAGGCGAAGCACCAGGATCAGGACAAGACCTTTGGAGTATTGGAAAGGCGAAAGATTATTATATGGACGCATCCATCAGA GTCTGACAACAGTTATTGGGTTAAAGTATGTTTCACCATCAAAGGAAGATGGACAACCTGCTTTGAAGGTGAAATCTTTTGTATCTGATGAATACAAAGAGCTTGTTGAATTGGCAGCTCTATAA
- the LOC142637349 gene encoding centromere protein C isoform X1, whose protein sequence is MVAEPPSSDSAVDPLSSYYGLVLFPDSFRLQPDPTKSWDFDADLDSIHNHLKSIALRSPNKLQEQAKMILDGSSELMNSEIANFLASKVKIETGVALDKESLPERRPGLGRKRARFSLKPSLSQSAVSLESNLDIDQLKDPEEFFLAYERFENAKREIQKQIGGVSMNLEQHDPSTTVRQRRPGILGRSVRYKHRYSSVISENKENVISSQEPFESGIVIPIDDMPQHETDQNVASHEGKLAGSMEKVEKNVNEILDELLSGNFEDLEGSGTISILQKRLQIKPIDLENLSLPELQGTQKINLNPSRGNITKPRKALSDIDNLLKEISSKTPEKLMQEAENTFNHIASPTPPRSPFATFPSLQKHIVQSMPSNDPFSILDFDDSQAITPSLMESRKESDLYDSGKQLSNFDGLKSPLIEEDGTAVAKTGSPEAVIGDFTNSEAIVHDNSSKVSVGVDVGPSGTHVDMEDNVRGCNTDNDLDERLSNCDKLKSLLIEEDDTVVAKTGSPEAVIGDFTYAEAIVHDNSRKVSVGVDVGCSGTHVDMEDNVRGCNMDIDLDEQLSNCDKLKSPLIEEVDTTVAKTASPEAVIGDFTYAEAIVHDNSSKVSVGVDVGSSGTHVDVEDNVRGCNKDNDLDVQLSCHDADMTAQTNGPNNLEDKVEDMLQEPAEAVASPQPDLNMADATEEILNDIQSMLDQSSPTVVEEHAAHQLSRSPGNVPEQHLEECTEESLNEQNKATPPRPRKRKEKTCRKSLAGAGLLWEHGVRRSTRIRTRPLEYWKGERLLYGRIHQSLTTVIGLKYVSPSKEDGQPALKVKSFVSDEYKELVELAAL, encoded by the exons ATGGTAGCCGAGCCTCCGAGCTCCGATTCGGCGGTGGATCCGCTCTCATCATACTATGGTCTCGTTCTCTTCCCCGACTCGTTCCGGCTCCAACCCGACCCGACCAAGTCATGGGACTTCGACGCCGATCTTGACTCCATCCACAACCACCTCAAGTCCATc GCCTTACGAAGTCCCAATAAACTTCAAGAGCAGGCAAAAATGATTTTAGATGGTAGTTCAGAACTTATGAACTCAGAAATTGCAAATTTTCTGGCATCTAAAGTGAAAATAGAAACTGGTGTTGCACTGGATAAAGAAAGTCTCCCAGAAAGAAGGCCAGGCTTAGGCCGTAAGCGGGCTCGTTTTAGTTTAAAGCCTAGTCTTAG TCAGTCTGCTGTGAGTTTGGAATCAAATTTGGACATTGATCAGCTAAAAGACCCAGAGGAATTCTTCTTGGCCTATGAACGATTTGAAA ATGCCAAAAGAGAAATACAGAAGCAGATTGGTGGTGTCTCAATGAATTTAGAACAGCATGATCCCTCCACAACTGTACGACAACGTCGACCAGGGATTCTAGG GCGGTCGGTCAGATACAAGCATCGCTATTCATCAGTGATTTCTGAGAATAAAGAGAATGTCATATCTTCTCAGGAACCATTTGAATCAGGCATCGTCATCCCAATTGATGACATGCCGCAACACGAAACTGATCAAAATGTAGCGTCACATGAGGGTAAATTAGCTG GTTCAATGGAAAAGGTAGAGAAAAATGTTAATGAAATCTTGGATGAGTTACTATCTGGTAATTTTGAAGATTTGGAAGGGAGCGGAACAATCAGTATTTTGCAGAAGCGCTTGCAGATCAAACCCATTGATCTAGAGAATTTAAGTCTCCCAGAGTTGCAAGGTACCCAAAAGATAAATTTGAATCCGTCAAGAGGAAACATAACAAAGCCTCGGAAGGCTTTATCGGACATAGATAATCTGTTAAAAGAGATTAGCAGTAAAACACCTGAGAAGCTTATGCAGGAGGCAGAAAACACTTTTAATCATATAGCTTCACCCACACCCCCAAGAAGTCCGTTTGCTACATTCCCATCATTACAGAAGCATATTGTGCAGTCAATGCCATCAAACGATCCATTTTCCATTCTTGATTTTGATGACTCACAAGCGATAACCCCCTCTCTGATGGAATCTCGTAAAGAGTCTGATCTTTATGATTCAGGAAAGCAGTTGAGCAATTTTGATGGGTTGAAATCACCTCTAATTGAGGAAGATGGCACTGCAGTTGCTAAGACAGGTTCACCTGAGGCAGTTATTGGGGATTTTACAAATTCGGAAGCAATTGTGCATGATAATTCAAGTAAAGTTTCTGTTGGTGTTGACGTTGGCCCCAGTGGAACTCATGTTGACATGGAGGATAATGTTAGAGGCTGTAATACGGATAATGATCTAGATGAGCGGTTGAGCAATTGTGACAAGTTGAAATCACTTTTAATTGAGGAAGATGACACTGTAGTTGCTAAGACAGGTTCACCTGAGGCAGTTATTGGGGATTTTACTTATGCGGAAGCAATTGTGCATGATAATTCAAGAAAAGTTTCTGTTGGTGTTGACGTTGGCTGCAGTGGAACTCATGTTGACATGGAGGATAATGTTAGAGGCTGTAATATGGATATTGATCTAGATGAGCAGTTGAGCAATTGTGACAAGTTGAAATCACCTTTAATTGAGGAAGTTGACACTACAGTTGCTAAGACAGCTTCACCTGAGGCAGTTATTGGGGATTTTACTTATGCAGAAGCAATTGTGCATGATAATTCAAGTAAAGTTTCTGTTGGTGTTGATGTTGGCTCCAGTGGAACTCATGTTGATGTGGAGGATAATGTTAGAGGCTGTAATAAGGATAATGATCTAGATGTGCAGTTGAGTTGTCATGATGCCGATATGACTGCTCAGACAAATGGACCCAATAACTTGGAGGATAAG GTGGAAGACATGCTGCAGGAACCAGCGGAGGCAGTGGCTTCTCCTCAGCCTGATCTGAACATGGCAGATGCAACTGAGGAAATCTTGAATGACATTCAGAGTATGTTGG aTCAATCAAGTCCTACTGTTGTTGAAGAACATGCAGCGCATCAACTCTCTAGATCCCCAGGCAATGTTCCAGAACAGCATTTAGAG GAATGTACCGAGGAATCATTGAATGAGCAAAACAAAGCAACACCACCACGTCCACgcaagagaaaagaaaagacttgCAGGAAAAGCCTTGCAg GAGCTGGTTTATTGTGGGAACATGGGGTAAGGCGAAGCACCAGGATCAGGACAAGACCTTTGGAGTATTGGAAAGGCGAAAGATTATTATATGGACGCATCCATCAGA GTCTGACAACAGTTATTGGGTTAAAGTATGTTTCACCATCAAAGGAAGATGGACAACCTGCTTTGAAGGTGAAATCTTTTGTATCTGATGAATACAAAGAGCTTGTTGAATTGGCAGCTCTATAA